The segment GTAGTTGAGGATTTAAGCCAAAGCGTATCTTCAGAATTAAAAGCTAGTGAAAGCTGGCTAGTGAGAATTGATGCTTTTAATGCCTTTGCAGAAGCAAAAATTAAGCACTACGTAAAAGATAGTACACCTATCATTACCACATATAGGAATCATACAAGTGATGTTAGTAAATACAGTCAATATGTGTTTGTAAAAGAAATAGAAAAAATCAACTACAATACAGAAATACAAGAAGCTGTTAATAATTTTCACAGAGCCTTCTTAACAACATTGGATATGAGTAATGATGACCCCCTTTTTGTCATGGCGGTTGAAGGACTTCAGGAAGTGATTTTAGATGATTTAGTGCTTTTAAAGAAGACTATATTGTTAGAAAATGAGTGTTCAGATAAGAAGCAGGCTGAGCGAAATGCAAAAATCTGCTTTGCTAGAGCAATGGGCTTTGATATCAGGAAGATACAAGGGTATGAATTAGACCATACATTTTTTCAGAGAGGTACAATTCATCAAGTAGTAGATTTAGAGTCGTTTAACTGGCATATTGAATTGGAATAATAATGGACATCAAAGATATTAAATCTATTACTTTGAATCCTGTATTCGGAGCCGAGATACTTATACACTTTCTTATGGGCTGTAAGGAGAGGAGTATAAAATTTGAGTTAATATTTATGGTGATACCCTTCGTTCTTTATAAAGATTCTAGAGATTTACTCTGCAATGCTAACTCAAGGTCTAGTTTAAACAGTCTGTTTCTATCAGCTAATACGAGCGTTACAAGTATTATTGAGTCTGAGAAGGTGTATAAAACTTTCAAGTCAATAACGCAAAAATCTATTATAGTAGCTTGCAATAAGTATAATATTGAAATTGGAGATTATATTACTTTGCACGATGTGAAAAAATATCAAGATGAAAATAATGAGTATTTAAAAAGATTTTACAAAGCTGCTTACTATCTTGGTTTGACAATGAGTAAGATGGCGTATCTTGATGTTTTTTCTAAATTGACCATCAGAAGCATATGAACTGTTTTGTAAAAGAAGTGTTGATCCTAAATAATATTGGAGAAAAGAGAAGGGTAAGTCTATTTCCGGGACTCAATATTATTACTGGTGACTCAAAAACCGGAAAAAGTGCGCTTATTGAGATTGTGGACTACTGTTTATGTAGTCGTGTGTCCAATATACCACAGGGAGTGATATCTGAATTCGCTTCTTTATTCTGCATAGTGCTCAAATTTGCTAGTAAGCAGTTAGTTATCGGTAGAATGTCATATTGGAGCGGTGGTGCTACAAAGATGTATTTTAAGGTTGAAAATGCGGAGTTTGAACCAAACAACCTGACAGCATCATATTTTGCAGAACAAAGCCCGATTCAGCTTAAACAAGCGCAGTTAGAGATAGAAAGGCACTTAGGCCTCTCCGTCACAAATATGTCTGAAGGAAATGAAGGGGAGATGTCAGATAATAAGAAGGCAAGCTTAAGAGATATGACATCTTTCTTATTTCAGCATCAAAACCTTATTGCCAATAAGCATTCACTTCTTTATAGATTTGATGATTACAGAAAAAGACAATCAGTAATTGATAGTTTTCCTGTATTTAGTGGCTGGGCTAATGATAATTACTTTTTGCTAAAACGTCAAAAAGAATCAAAAGAAAGAGAATTCAAGTTGATTAATAATAGGGCTAACTCAAATGACAGGTTTTTGAAATCATTAGAAAATGAGCTTAAAGGTTATATCAAAAGTTATTATTATTTAATAGAGAAGCCATTTGATGAGCAAAGATCTGTTCAGTCTTATATAAACAACCGACAAGAAATATTGCCTGACAGATCTGCAATCTACGTAGGAGGTGGAATTGATGACCAATATAGTAGGCTGACTAGTCTTTTTGAAGCAAATAAAGTAGCTATAGCTGCATTATCTAAGAAAATTAAAGGCCTTGAAGATAGTGAATCCTACGCTGTAGGATTTCAAATGAGCCTGAGTGATATCCAAAGCAGATTTTTAGGAAATCCTTTAAAAGATACTACTTATGAGTGCCCTACATGCGGTAAAGAACATCCCGAATTAAATCAAGAGATTGAAGCCTTGGCGCTTTCAAACGAACGAATGCAAGATGAATTAAGCCAAATTTCTACTTATGCTGTGTCTTATGCAAAAGAAATTGAGCAACTGAGCATTCAACGAGAATCTTTAAGAAGAGAGAATAGCTTAATATCAAAACAAGTTGCTGATATAGAAAATACATTTGAGATTATCCAAAATCAAAAAAATGTGTCAAATGCAATTGTATATGCAAAAGCTCAGCTTGATTTAAGAATAGAATTATTCAAAGAAAACGCAAA is part of the Hymenobacter chitinivorans DSM 11115 genome and harbors:
- a CDS encoding DUF3732 domain-containing protein codes for the protein MNCFVKEVLILNNIGEKRRVSLFPGLNIITGDSKTGKSALIEIVDYCLCSRVSNIPQGVISEFASLFCIVLKFASKQLVIGRMSYWSGGATKMYFKVENAEFEPNNLTASYFAEQSPIQLKQAQLEIERHLGLSVTNMSEGNEGEMSDNKKASLRDMTSFLFQHQNLIANKHSLLYRFDDYRKRQSVIDSFPVFSGWANDNYFLLKRQKESKEREFKLINNRANSNDRFLKSLENELKGYIKSYYYLIEKPFDEQRSVQSYINNRQEILPDRSAIYVGGGIDDQYSRLTSLFEANKVAIAALSKKIKGLEDSESYAVGFQMSLSDIQSRFLGNPLKDTTYECPTCGKEHPELNQEIEALALSNERMQDELSQISTYAVSYAKEIEQLSIQRESLRRENSLISKQVADIENTFEIIQNQKNVSNAIVYAKAQLDLRIELFKENAKDINSEFTARAVELQSEIDFINTQLNQYNIGRFFAFAETELSSDLNRIGNKLDFEEQLKPLNLWFDLKTFNLTHEYKDVGLISLSEMGSGANWLTCHLALCLGLLKWFAYNSKSTVPSFLFLDQPSQVYFPKEFDATKDEDIKQVSAVFTTILEELESIKDVVGYTPQVIVTDHADNLKLKGYEFNDYVRKRWTPDNDGALI
- a CDS encoding three component ABC system middle component, with the translated sequence MDIKDIKSITLNPVFGAEILIHFLMGCKERSIKFELIFMVIPFVLYKDSRDLLCNANSRSSLNSLFLSANTSVTSIIESEKVYKTFKSITQKSIIVACNKYNIEIGDYITLHDVKKYQDENNEYLKRFYKAAYYLGLTMSKMAYLDVFSKLTIRSI